In one window of Cydia fagiglandana chromosome 1, ilCydFagi1.1, whole genome shotgun sequence DNA:
- the LOC134666412 gene encoding uncharacterized protein LOC134666412, with protein MAKPIRSSVRSMLFKIICNYNQVRHDENERLLEKKRILDEIIQATAGVDDENVRETIQKLASELKNVIDNNASESSYLEKVSTMTGASIRTLRTIKKEGSINQGQWNTPGKKRPRPPTVSNLDNFDVSAIRNKINEFYCVKKQVPTLRALHADLKESIGFSGCCETLRKILHENGFEFKKNKEERSILMEKFEISGWRQRFLRAIHKKREEGKNIVYLDETYVHQNYRPKKSWQGPSTSGLVEKISSGKRHIIVHAGSEQGFVPNALLVFSTKSKAADYHDDMNSSNFLKWLREMLIPNLTEPSVIVMDNASYHVTQINKPPTMHSLKADIQKWLRENNIPYEECFKKEELMCLVEENKIGPIYAAEELLKQHGHEVLKLPPYHCDLNAIELIWSLTKRKIASRNVGLPGSDTENLIRECFAMITPEDWKKSTDHVINVERKYKSKDNITDIYIIEVRESDNDSDSSLSGIEFLESDFDYDS; from the exons ATGGCTAAACCGATTAGAAGCAGTGTGAGGAGCATGTTATTTAAGATAATCTGTAACTATAATCAAGTTCGACACGACGAAAATGAGAGATTACTAGAAAAGAAGCGAATATTGGACGAAATCATTCAGGCGACCG cgGGCGTAGATGACGAAAATGTTAGAGAAACTATTCAAAAGCTAGCAAGCGAACTGAAGAATGTTATTGATAATAACGCATCAGAATCAAGTTATTTAGAGAAAGTGTCTACTATGACAG gtgcaAGCATTCGTACACTACGCACAATTAAAAAAGAGGGTTCTATTAACCAAGGCCAATGGAATACGCCAGGGAAAAAACGACCCCGGCCACCAACTGTGTCAAATTTAGACAATTTTGATGTGTCAGCCAtccgtaataaaattaatgagttTTATTGCGTCAAAAAGCAGGTACCTACTCTAAGAGCCTTACATGCGGATTTGAAAGAATCTATAGGATTCTCAGGATGTTGTGAAACACTGAGGAAAATACTACACGAGAACGGatttgagtttaaaaaaaataaagaagagCGCTCCATCCTCATGGAAAAGTTTGAAATATCTGGGTGGAGGCAAAGGTTTCTTAGAGCTATACATAAAAAACGGgaagaaggaaaaaatattgtgtatctTGATGAGACATATGTCCATCAAAATTACAGACCGAAGAAGTCATGGCAAGGGCCTTCAACTTCCGGTTTAGTTGAAAAAATTTCCTCGGGTAAGCGGCATATTATAGTGCATGCTGGATCAGAGCAAGGATTTGTGCCCAATGCTTTGCTTGTTTTTAGCACAAAATCCAAAGCAGCTGACTATCATGATGACATGAACAGTTCTAATTTTTTAAAGTGGCTACGAGAAATGTTAATCCCAAATTTGACTGAGCCCAGTGTAATTGTTATGGACAATGCCAGTTACCAtgtaacacaaataaataagcCTCCAACCATGCACAGCTTAAAGGCTGATATTCAAAAATGGCTAAGGGAAAATAATATCCCATATGAAGAGTGTTTCAAAAAGGAGGAATTGATGTGCCTCGTTGAGGAAAATAAAATTGGTCCCATATATGCAGCAGAGGAGTTATTGAAGCAGCATGGGCATGAGGTCCTTAAATTGCCTCCATACCATTGCGATCTAAACGCTATTGAGTTGATATGGAGCCTCACAAAGCGAAAAATAGCCAGCAGAAATGTGGGGCTACCGGGTTCAGATACGGAAAACTTGATCCGAGAATGTTTTGCAATGATTACCCCGGAAGattggaaaaaaagtacagacCATGTAATAAATGTGGAACGAAAATACAAGTCTAAGGACAACATTACAGATATATACATAATAGAAGTTCGGGAAAGTGACAATGACAGTGATAGTTCTCTGTCAGGAATTGAATTTCTTGAATCCGATTTCGATTATgattcttaa